In Patescibacteria group bacterium, the genomic stretch ACCAGTTACATCGGTAGTACCAACATAAAACTGGGGTTTATAACCAGCAAAAAATGGTTTGTGACGTCCGCCTTCTTCTTTGGACAAAACGTATACTTCGGTCTCAAACTCTGTGTGAGGAGTAATAGAGCCAGGTTTAGCAAGAACCATACCGCGTTCAACCTCATCTTTTTTAATACCGCGAAGCAAAATACCGGCGTTATCTCCAGCTTGACCTTCGTTTAATGATTTATTAAACATCTCGATGCCGGTAACTACGGTTTTGCTGGTATCGCGAAGACCTACTAATTCAACTTCTTCGTTAATTTTGACAATACCGCGTTCTATTCTGCCAGTAACAACAGTACCGCGTCCTTCGATCGAAAAAACGTCTTCGATAGGCATTAAAAACGGCTTATCAATATCACGCTGAGGTTGCGGAATGTATGTATCTAACGCTTCGAGAAGTTTATCAATACATTCAGACTCAGGACCATTAGGATTTTCCAAAGCCTTGAGAGCTGAACCGCGAATAATCGGAACCTCTTTGCCTTCATATTCGTATTTAGTCAAAAGATCGCGAACCTCGTCTTCTACTAAATCAATCAGGTCCGGATCAGACACTTGATCAACTTTGTTTAAGAAAACAATAATTTTTGGCACTCCAACCTGATGAGCAAGTAAAATATGCTCACGGGTTTGAGGCATCGGACCGTCAGTAGCGGCAACGACTAGAATCGAGCCATCCATCTGAGCGGCACCGGTGATCATGTTTTTAATGTAATCAGCGTGACCGGGACAATCGACGTGAGCATAAT encodes the following:
- the tuf gene encoding elongation factor Tu; translated protein: MANFDRSKPHVNVGTIGHVDHGKTTLTAAILAHLKTKGLAAQDKGVDDLDKAPESKARGITIATAHVEYETEKRHYAHVDCPGHADYIKNMITGAAQMDGSILVVAATDGPMPQTREHILLAHQVGVPKIIVFLNKVDQVSDPDLIDLVEDEVRDLLTKYEYEGKEVPIIRGSALKALENPNGPESECIDKLLEALDTYIPQPQRDIDKPFLMPIEDVFSIEGRGTVVTGRIERGIVKINEEVELVGLRDTSKTVVTGIEMFNKSLNEGQAGDNAGILLRGIKKDEVERGMVLAKPGSITPHTEFETEVYVLSKEEGGRHKPFFAGYKPQFYVGTTDVTGEITLPAGTEMVMPGDTIKLTVKLINPIALENQQKFAIREGGHTVGAGVVLNIIK